Proteins encoded within one genomic window of Brenneria nigrifluens DSM 30175 = ATCC 13028:
- a CDS encoding ABC transporter permease, whose translation MNLNLARSVPLSVPTEKSPGYWRVVLGRVMRDPSALIVGAVIALLLVMALLGPWIVHGDPYATSMFKRLKPIGTPGFPLGSDELGRDMLSRLMLGARLSLFMGITPVVIAFFIGSTIGIIAGYAGGWLNTVIMRTVDIFYAFPSVLLAIALSGAMGAGVVNALISLTLVFVPQVARIAESVTTQVRNRDYIEAARASGASALTIIRTQVLGNVLGPIFVFTTGLISVSMILASGLSFLGLGVTPPEPEWGLMLNTLRTAIYTQPWVSALPGAMIFITSISFNILADRLRVAMAIRS comes from the coding sequence ATGAATCTGAATCTGGCTCGTTCGGTGCCGCTGTCGGTGCCGACGGAAAAGTCGCCGGGATACTGGCGGGTGGTGCTGGGACGAGTAATGCGCGATCCTTCGGCGCTGATTGTCGGCGCGGTGATTGCATTACTGCTGGTTATGGCGCTGCTGGGACCCTGGATCGTCCACGGCGATCCCTATGCCACCTCCATGTTTAAACGTCTGAAACCCATAGGCACGCCCGGTTTCCCGCTGGGCTCCGATGAACTGGGGCGCGATATGCTTTCGCGTTTGATGCTGGGCGCGCGGCTGTCGCTGTTTATGGGGATTACCCCGGTGGTGATCGCCTTTTTTATCGGATCGACCATCGGCATTATCGCCGGTTACGCCGGAGGATGGCTGAATACGGTGATCATGCGCACCGTCGATATTTTTTATGCCTTTCCTTCCGTGTTGCTGGCCATCGCCCTCTCCGGCGCGATGGGCGCCGGGGTGGTCAACGCCTTGATCTCTCTGACGCTGGTTTTTGTGCCGCAGGTGGCGCGTATCGCCGAGAGCGTCACGACCCAGGTGCGTAACCGCGACTATATCGAGGCGGCCCGCGCGTCCGGGGCGTCGGCGTTGACCATTATCCGCACTCAGGTGCTGGGCAATGTACTGGGGCCGATCTTCGTGTTTACCACCGGGCTGATTTCGGTATCGATGATTCTGGCGTCGGGGCTCTCTTTTCTCGGCCTCGGGGTAACGCCGCCGGAACCGGAGTGGGGGTTGATGCTCAATACGCTGCGTACCGCGATTTATACCCAGCCGTGGGTGTCCGCGCTGCCTGGGGCGATGATTTTCATCACCTCGATCTCTTTTAATATTCTGGCCGACCGTCTGCGGGTGGCCATGGCGATACGGAGTTGA
- a CDS encoding ABC transporter ATP-binding protein, whose protein sequence is MDNHDIGGPAQPLLMGQKLVKHFPVKGVLGKRALVRAVDGIDFAVLKGETLGVVGESGCGKSTTARVLMQLIEQDGGELIFDGQSVGSQPLPLRRYRRQVQMVFQDSYSSLNPRLTMEQSVAFGPLVHGTGKREAGERARDLMARVGLEPARFAGRYAHELSGGQRQRVNIARALAVDPRLVILDEAVSALDKSVEAQVINLLLDLKESLNLTYVFISHDLHVVRYLSDRIMVMYLGEVVEIGPAEALFSGALHPYTRALLSSMPSMDPARRTLSSPLSGDPPSPIDPPAGCRFHTRCPHAEAVCGQRKPRLYSASARHSAACLMVEPGGGHSQSPASPIFVKEA, encoded by the coding sequence ATGGATAACCACGACATTGGCGGGCCGGCGCAGCCGCTGCTTATGGGGCAGAAACTGGTCAAGCATTTTCCCGTTAAAGGGGTATTGGGGAAGCGCGCGCTGGTGCGCGCGGTGGACGGCATCGATTTCGCGGTGCTGAAAGGCGAAACCCTCGGGGTGGTGGGGGAGTCGGGGTGCGGCAAATCGACCACCGCGCGCGTGCTGATGCAGTTGATTGAACAGGATGGCGGCGAGCTTATTTTCGACGGACAGTCAGTCGGAAGCCAGCCGCTGCCGCTGCGCCGTTACCGCCGTCAGGTGCAAATGGTGTTTCAGGATAGCTACTCCTCGCTCAATCCGCGCCTCACCATGGAACAGTCGGTGGCGTTCGGTCCGCTGGTGCACGGCACCGGCAAGCGGGAAGCCGGGGAGCGGGCGCGCGACCTGATGGCCCGCGTCGGGCTGGAGCCGGCGCGTTTTGCCGGACGCTACGCGCACGAACTGTCCGGCGGGCAGCGCCAACGGGTAAATATCGCCCGCGCCCTGGCGGTGGATCCGCGCCTGGTGATCCTGGATGAGGCGGTATCCGCGCTGGATAAATCGGTTGAGGCCCAGGTGATCAATCTATTGCTGGATCTGAAAGAGAGTCTGAATCTGACCTATGTGTTTATCAGCCATGATTTGCACGTGGTGCGTTATCTTTCCGACCGCATCATGGTGATGTATCTGGGGGAGGTGGTGGAAATCGGACCGGCGGAGGCGCTGTTCTCCGGGGCGCTGCATCCCTATACCCGCGCGTTGCTCAGCTCCATGCCGTCCATGGATCCCGCGCGGCGCACGCTGAGCTCCCCGCTGAGCGGCGATCCCCCCAGCCCGATCGATCCGCCGGCCGGCTGTCGTTTTCACACCCGTTGCCCCCACGCCGAGGCGGTGTGCGGACAGCGCAAACCGCGGCTGTACTCCGCGTCGGCGCGGCATTCCGCCGCCTGTCTGATGGTCGAACCCGGCGGCGGACACTCGCAGAGTCCCGCCAGCCCTATCTTTGTCAAGGAGGCCTGA
- a CDS encoding ABC transporter ATP-binding protein — protein sequence MAEQLMIDVQDLKVRFRRGSQTVSAVNGVSLAVARGEVLALIGESGSGKSVTLRALMRLHPERSTAIEGRIHIAGQDVMALGKSQLRALRGPVAAMIFQEPLLAMDPVYTVGEQIIEALRQHRPISYAEARIAALEALRRVRIPSPEQRLDAYPHEMSGGMRQRAMIALALSCQPQLLLADEPTTALDATVQIQILILLRELQQALGLSIVFVTHDIGAAVEVADRVAVMYGGRIVEQAPLDELLHNPLHPYTQVLLSTRPKGGLKKGERLVSIPGSPPDLTRLPAGCAFSPRCPRASELCRSQIPASRQVIAGHQISCHHWNDGVEGPSTVVNLRNHHAR from the coding sequence ATGGCGGAACAACTGATGATTGACGTTCAGGATCTCAAGGTGCGTTTCCGCCGCGGCAGCCAGACGGTATCCGCCGTCAACGGCGTGAGCCTGGCGGTGGCGCGCGGCGAAGTTCTGGCGCTGATTGGCGAGTCGGGTTCGGGGAAGAGCGTGACCCTGCGGGCCTTGATGCGTCTCCATCCTGAGCGCAGCACCGCTATCGAAGGGCGCATTCATATCGCCGGTCAGGATGTGATGGCGCTGGGTAAAAGCCAGCTGCGCGCCTTGCGCGGCCCGGTGGCGGCGATGATCTTTCAGGAGCCGTTGCTGGCGATGGATCCGGTCTATACCGTCGGCGAGCAGATTATCGAGGCGCTGCGCCAGCACCGCCCGATTTCATACGCCGAAGCGCGGATCGCCGCATTGGAGGCGTTGCGGCGGGTACGTATTCCCAGCCCTGAGCAGCGGCTTGACGCCTATCCGCACGAAATGTCCGGCGGCATGCGCCAGCGGGCGATGATCGCCCTGGCGCTGTCGTGCCAGCCGCAGCTCTTGCTGGCCGATGAACCGACCACGGCGCTGGACGCCACGGTGCAGATTCAGATTTTGATTCTGCTGCGCGAGCTACAGCAGGCGCTTGGGCTTTCCATCGTCTTTGTGACCCATGATATCGGCGCGGCCGTCGAAGTGGCCGACCGCGTCGCGGTAATGTACGGCGGGCGCATCGTCGAACAGGCGCCGCTGGATGAATTGTTGCATAATCCGCTTCACCCCTATACCCAGGTGCTGCTGAGCACCCGCCCCAAGGGGGGCCTGAAAAAAGGCGAACGGCTGGTCAGCATTCCCGGCTCGCCGCCGGATCTGACCCGCCTGCCTGCGGGATGCGCGTTTTCTCCTCGCTGTCCGCGCGCCAGCGAGCTGTGCCGCAGCCAGATACCGGCGTCCCGGCAGGTGATTGCCGGACATCAAATTAGTTGTCATCATTGGAACGACGGCGTAGAGGGGCCATCCACCGTCGTGAATTTAAGGAACCATCATGCAAGATAA
- a CDS encoding amidase: MQDNAFAFMPYPPAAVEHAPQGPLSGFTFAVKDLFDVAGYPTGGGSPHILAMSGIKRRTAPTVRRLLDAGAEFVGKTHTNEMAFSMSGKNAHYGTPRNGAAPERIPGGSSSGSAAAVSNRLCDFALGTDTGGSIRTPASYCGLFGLRPSHGRISLDDCQPLAPSMDTAGYFTRDADLFERVGECLLGEDDAPLPPQAQWVISHALFDLLPAASQQALRPALESIKDVAGELSPLSGELPALEEAYWAFRFIQGREAWLTQGEKITRYGFALGPDVAGRFAWGAGVTDEQYQNACRVRERFRDAWQALLGNRILVLPTVPDIAPLLDARDEDIEQTRQLSHHLLSIAVLCGIPQLNLPLTYKEGAPLGISLIGPRGSDLSLVRAAARVARRHLAAH; the protein is encoded by the coding sequence ATGCAAGATAATGCTTTCGCTTTTATGCCCTATCCGCCGGCCGCCGTCGAGCATGCGCCTCAGGGACCGTTATCCGGTTTTACCTTTGCGGTTAAAGATCTGTTCGACGTGGCGGGGTATCCGACCGGAGGCGGTAGCCCCCACATACTCGCCATGTCGGGCATAAAACGGCGTACGGCACCGACGGTACGGCGGCTGCTGGATGCGGGGGCGGAATTCGTCGGGAAGACCCATACCAACGAGATGGCGTTTTCCATGAGCGGCAAGAATGCGCACTATGGCACGCCGCGTAACGGCGCGGCGCCGGAACGCATTCCCGGCGGGTCGTCATCGGGATCGGCGGCGGCGGTGTCCAACCGTCTGTGCGATTTCGCCCTGGGGACGGATACCGGCGGTTCGATCCGCACGCCGGCGAGTTACTGCGGTCTGTTTGGCCTGCGCCCCAGTCACGGACGGATTTCCCTGGACGATTGCCAGCCGCTGGCCCCCAGTATGGATACGGCGGGCTACTTCACCCGCGACGCCGACTTATTCGAGCGGGTGGGGGAGTGTTTGCTGGGTGAGGACGACGCCCCGCTGCCGCCACAAGCGCAATGGGTCATCAGCCATGCGCTGTTTGACCTGCTTCCCGCGGCATCGCAACAGGCGTTGCGGCCCGCGCTGGAAAGTATCAAGGACGTTGCCGGCGAACTGTCGCCGCTGTCCGGCGAGCTTCCCGCGCTGGAAGAGGCCTACTGGGCTTTCCGTTTTATCCAGGGGCGCGAGGCCTGGCTGACGCAGGGGGAAAAAATCACCCGCTACGGTTTTGCGCTGGGGCCGGACGTGGCCGGGCGTTTTGCCTGGGGCGCCGGCGTGACGGACGAGCAGTACCAGAACGCCTGTCGTGTCCGCGAGCGCTTTCGCGACGCCTGGCAGGCGCTGTTGGGCAATCGTATTCTGGTATTGCCCACGGTGCCGGATATTGCGCCGCTGCTGGACGCGCGGGACGAGGATATTGAACAGACCCGGCAGCTGTCGCACCATTTGTTGTCCATTGCCGTGCTGTGCGGCATCCCGCAGCTGAATCTGCCGCTGACGTACAAAGAGGGAGCGCCGCTGGGAATTTCGCTTATCGGACCGCGCGGCAGCGATCTGAGCCTGGTGCGCGCCGCGGCGCGCGTCGCCCGCCGCCATCTTGCCGCGCATTAA
- the thiM gene encoding hydroxyethylthiazole kinase, translating into MNARPVDLPAAQAAASLTQFHALSPLVHCLTNDVVQSFTANVLLALNASPAMVVDPAEAAQFSALADALLINVGTLERHRADAMLAAVHGANQSATPWVLDPVAVGGLTYRSEFAHQLLQLKPAAIRGNASEIMALAGLGARSRGVDSADDSHSALSAARGLARRFSTVVAVTGEVDYVTNGSFDWAISGGDKIMTRVVGTGCALSAVVAAFCALKGDRLCHVAAACYVMSLAGQRAARQAQGPGSFIPAFLDALYGLRGEDLA; encoded by the coding sequence ATGAACGCTCGACCTGTCGATTTACCGGCTGCCCAGGCGGCGGCCTCGCTAACGCAATTTCACGCCTTGTCTCCTTTAGTGCACTGTCTCACCAACGATGTGGTGCAATCTTTCACCGCCAACGTGCTGCTGGCGTTGAATGCGTCGCCGGCGATGGTGGTGGATCCCGCCGAAGCCGCGCAGTTCAGCGCCTTGGCCGATGCGCTGCTGATCAACGTCGGCACGCTGGAGCGCCATCGCGCCGACGCCATGCTGGCGGCGGTCCACGGCGCCAATCAGTCCGCCACGCCGTGGGTGCTCGATCCGGTGGCGGTCGGCGGGCTGACTTATCGTAGCGAATTCGCCCATCAACTGCTGCAATTAAAACCGGCGGCCATTCGCGGCAACGCCTCCGAAATCATGGCGTTGGCCGGACTGGGCGCGCGCAGTCGCGGCGTGGACAGCGCCGACGATTCCCATAGCGCGCTGTCCGCCGCCCGCGGGCTGGCCCGCAGGTTCTCCACCGTTGTCGCGGTGACCGGCGAAGTGGACTACGTAACGAACGGTTCTTTTGACTGGGCGATCAGCGGCGGGGATAAAATCATGACCCGCGTGGTGGGAACCGGCTGCGCATTGTCCGCGGTGGTCGCCGCTTTCTGCGCGCTGAAGGGCGATCGCTTATGCCACGTGGCGGCGGCCTGTTACGTGATGTCGCTGGCCGGGCAGCGGGCCGCGCGCCAGGCCCAGGGGCCGGGGAGTTTTATTCCGGCCTTTCTTGACGCTCTCTATGGCCTGCGCGGGGAGGATCTGGCATGA
- the thiD gene encoding bifunctional hydroxymethylpyrimidine kinase/phosphomethylpyrimidine kinase → MKRINALTIAGTDPSGGAGIQADLKTFSALGAYGATVITALVAQNTRGVQSVYRIEPDFVAAQLDSVLSDVRIDSAKIGMLAQADIVDAVAERLRHYAVPHVVLDTVMLAKSGDPLLSPDAVASIRRLLLPQVSIITPNLPEAAALLDCAPAVNEREMRQQGQALLDMGCQAVLMKGGHLSEEESPDWLFSRNAAPQRFTSPRVKTRHTHGTGCTLSAALAALRPRHADWPETVAAAKNYLQKALEQADTLEVGQGIGPVHHFHAWW, encoded by the coding sequence ATGAAACGAATCAATGCGTTAACCATTGCCGGCACCGACCCCAGCGGCGGGGCGGGCATTCAGGCCGATCTGAAAACGTTCTCGGCGCTGGGGGCTTACGGCGCCACGGTGATTACCGCGCTGGTGGCGCAGAATACGCGCGGCGTGCAGTCGGTCTACCGCATTGAGCCGGATTTTGTCGCGGCCCAGCTTGATTCTGTGCTGAGCGATGTGCGCATCGACAGCGCCAAGATCGGCATGCTGGCGCAGGCTGATATCGTTGACGCGGTGGCTGAGCGTTTGCGTCATTACGCGGTGCCCCATGTGGTGCTCGACACGGTGATGCTGGCAAAAAGCGGCGATCCGCTGCTCTCGCCCGACGCGGTGGCGTCGATCCGCCGTTTATTGCTGCCGCAGGTATCCATCATTACGCCTAACCTGCCGGAAGCGGCAGCTCTGCTTGATTGCGCGCCGGCCGTGAACGAGCGGGAAATGCGCCAGCAGGGGCAGGCGTTGCTGGATATGGGGTGTCAGGCGGTGCTGATGAAAGGCGGTCATCTGAGCGAGGAGGAGAGCCCGGACTGGCTGTTTAGCCGCAACGCGGCGCCGCAGCGTTTTACCTCTCCCCGCGTCAAAACCCGCCATACCCACGGCACCGGATGCACCCTGTCCGCCGCGCTGGCGGCGCTGCGGCCGCGTCATGCCGACTGGCCGGAGACGGTCGCGGCGGCGAAAAATTATCTGCAAAAAGCGCTTGAGCAGGCCGATACGCTGGAAGTGGGGCAGGGGATAGGCCCGGTGCATCATTTCCATGCCTGGTGGTGA
- the fbaB gene encoding class I fructose-bisphosphate aldolase: protein MTDIAQLLGKEAEDLLQHRCTTIPAENLYLPGADFVDRVMIDNNRPNGVLRSMQTLFNHGRLAGTGYLSILPVDQGVEHSAGASFAANPIYFDPKNIVELAIEAGCNCVASTYGVLAAVSRRYVHKIPFLVKLNHNETLSYPTQYDQTLYASVEQAFNLGAVAVGATIYFGSEQSRRQIEEVSSAFERAHELGMVTVLWAYLRNSDFKKDGVDYHASADLTGQANHLAATIGADIVKQKMAENNGGYRAVKFGYTDDRVYDKLTTDHPIDLVRYQLANCYLGRAGLINSGGAAGDNDLQESVRTAVINKRAGGMGLILGRKAFKKSLREGVALINAVQDTYLDKSITIA, encoded by the coding sequence ATGACTGATATTGCACAGTTATTAGGTAAGGAAGCGGAAGATCTGTTGCAACACCGCTGTACCACCATCCCCGCTGAAAACCTCTACCTTCCGGGCGCCGACTTCGTCGATCGGGTGATGATCGATAACAATCGCCCCAACGGCGTGCTGCGCTCGATGCAAACGCTGTTCAACCACGGCCGGCTGGCCGGCACCGGCTATCTGTCCATCTTACCGGTCGATCAGGGGGTCGAGCACTCCGCCGGCGCGTCCTTCGCCGCCAACCCGATCTATTTCGACCCCAAAAATATCGTTGAACTGGCGATCGAAGCGGGCTGTAACTGCGTGGCGTCCACCTATGGCGTACTGGCTGCGGTTTCGCGCCGCTACGTGCACAAGATCCCGTTTCTGGTCAAGCTCAACCACAACGAAACCCTGAGTTATCCCACCCAGTACGACCAGACGCTGTACGCCAGCGTTGAGCAGGCGTTCAATCTGGGGGCGGTCGCCGTGGGCGCCACCATCTATTTCGGCTCTGAACAGTCGCGCCGCCAGATCGAAGAAGTCTCAAGCGCGTTCGAACGCGCCCACGAACTGGGCATGGTCACCGTGCTGTGGGCCTATCTGCGCAACTCCGACTTCAAAAAAGATGGCGTAGACTACCACGCCAGCGCCGATCTCACCGGCCAGGCCAACCATCTTGCCGCCACCATCGGCGCCGATATCGTGAAGCAGAAAATGGCGGAAAACAACGGCGGCTATCGCGCCGTCAAATTCGGCTATACCGACGACCGCGTCTACGACAAACTGACCACCGATCACCCGATCGATCTGGTGCGCTATCAACTGGCCAACTGCTATCTGGGCCGCGCCGGGCTTATCAACTCCGGCGGCGCCGCCGGCGATAACGATCTGCAGGAATCCGTGCGTACCGCGGTGATCAATAAACGCGCCGGCGGCATGGGCCTGATCCTCGGGCGCAAGGCGTTTAAAAAATCCCTGCGGGAAGGGGTGGCGCTGATCAACGCCGTGCAGGATACCTATCTCGATAAGAGCATTACCATCGCCTAG
- the psiE gene encoding phosphate-starvation-inducible protein PsiE — protein MAGSTRSIMVSNGLQTILNIGLLILATILVIFLGKETYHLAQVLLVTNEKESSYQLIESIVIYFLYFEFIALIVKYFQSGYHFPLRYFVYIGITAIIRLIIVDHKNPIDTLIYAASILLLVITLYLANSNRLRRE, from the coding sequence ATGGCGGGTTCAACGCGCAGCATTATGGTTTCAAACGGACTTCAGACGATACTCAATATCGGACTGCTGATATTGGCGACCATTCTGGTGATCTTTCTGGGGAAGGAAACCTACCATTTGGCGCAGGTGCTGCTGGTCACCAATGAGAAAGAGTCGTCCTATCAGCTGATTGAAAGCATCGTCATCTACTTTCTCTACTTCGAGTTTATCGCGCTGATCGTCAAGTATTTTCAATCGGGATACCATTTTCCGCTGCGCTATTTTGTCTATATCGGCATCACGGCGATTATCCGGCTGATTATCGTCGATCACAAAAATCCCATCGATACGCTGATTTACGCCGCCTCCATCCTGCTGTTGGTGATTACGCTCTATCTGGCGAACAGTAATCGCCTGAGGCGCGAATAG
- the yegS gene encoding lipid kinase YegS has translation MVQPPATLLILNGKSADNEELRQAIELLRQDGYRLLVRVTWEFGDARRYVEEAARLKVENVIAAGGDGTINEVAGALAVQPATARPCLGIIPLGTANDFATSCQIPLDLRNALTLAVKGRACAIDLAKVNDEHYFINMATGGFATRITTETPARMKSALGGASYILHALLRMDMLQAERCEIRGPDFNWSGDTLVIAVGNGRQAGGGQLLCPDGLINDGLLELRILSAQELLPNMLQAWFTDGENQNLISATLPWLEITAPDEMTFNLDGEPLKANRFRIEVIPAAIRCHLPPQCALLG, from the coding sequence ATGGTTCAGCCCCCAGCCACGCTGCTCATTCTGAATGGAAAAAGCGCGGATAATGAGGAACTTCGTCAGGCAATTGAGCTGCTACGTCAGGATGGATACCGGCTGCTCGTCAGAGTAACCTGGGAGTTTGGCGACGCGCGGCGCTATGTAGAGGAAGCCGCCCGGCTAAAAGTGGAGAACGTCATCGCCGCCGGGGGCGACGGCACAATCAATGAAGTTGCCGGCGCGCTGGCGGTTCAGCCCGCGACGGCACGCCCTTGTCTGGGGATTATCCCGTTGGGAACCGCCAACGATTTCGCCACCAGTTGCCAGATTCCCCTCGACCTGCGCAACGCCCTGACGCTGGCCGTCAAAGGCCGGGCCTGCGCCATTGACTTGGCGAAAGTGAATGACGAGCACTATTTCATCAATATGGCGACCGGCGGATTCGCTACCCGTATTACCACCGAAACCCCGGCGAGAATGAAATCGGCGCTCGGCGGCGCGTCCTATATTCTGCACGCGCTGCTGCGCATGGATATGCTGCAAGCGGAACGCTGCGAAATTCGCGGGCCGGACTTCAACTGGTCGGGAGACACGCTGGTCATTGCGGTGGGAAACGGCCGTCAGGCCGGCGGTGGTCAGTTGCTCTGCCCGGATGGATTAATCAATGACGGTCTGCTGGAACTGCGCATCCTGTCGGCGCAGGAGCTGTTGCCCAATATGCTGCAGGCCTGGTTTACCGACGGCGAAAACCAGAATCTGATTTCCGCCACCCTGCCCTGGCTGGAAATTACCGCCCCCGATGAGATGACGTTTAATCTGGACGGCGAACCGCTCAAGGCGAATCGTTTTCGTATCGAAGTGATCCCGGCGGCCATCCGTTGTCATCTGCCGCCGCAGTGCGCGCTGCTGGGGTGA
- the yegQ gene encoding tRNA 5-hydroxyuridine modification protein YegQ has protein sequence MFKPELLSPAGTLKNMRYAFAYGADAIYAGQPRYSLRVRNNEFNHQTLAQAINEAHELGKKFYVVVNIAPHNAKLKTFLRDLQPVVEMGPDALIMSDPGLIMLVRENFPQMPIHLSVQANAVNWATVKFWQQMGLSRVILSRELSLEEIAEIRSQVPEMELEIFVHGALCMAYSGRCLLSGYINKRDPNQGTCTNACRWEYKVQEGKEDEVGNIVHQHEPIAVKNVEPTLGIGEPTDRVFMLEESQRPGEYMSAFEDEHGTYIMNSRDLRAIQHVERLTQMQVHSLKIEGRTKSFYYCARTAQVYRRAIDDAVAGKPFDPTLLQTLEGLAHRGYTEGFLRRHVHEDHQNYDYGYSVSDRQQFVGEFTGERRNGLAEVAVKNKFSCGDSVEMMTPGGNVQFTIEAMQNAKGQATDVAPGNGHIVYLPMPEEIDLQYALLLRNLPGTTTRNPHKK, from the coding sequence ATGTTTAAACCGGAACTTCTTTCTCCGGCCGGTACGCTGAAAAATATGCGTTACGCCTTTGCCTATGGCGCCGACGCCATTTATGCCGGTCAACCCCGCTACAGCCTGCGGGTGCGCAATAACGAATTCAACCACCAGACGCTGGCGCAGGCCATCAATGAAGCCCATGAGCTGGGTAAAAAATTCTATGTGGTGGTGAATATCGCGCCGCATAACGCCAAGCTGAAAACCTTCCTGCGCGACCTGCAACCGGTGGTCGAGATGGGGCCGGATGCGCTGATTATGTCCGATCCGGGGCTGATTATGCTGGTGCGGGAAAACTTTCCGCAGATGCCGATCCACCTCTCCGTGCAGGCTAACGCGGTAAACTGGGCGACGGTGAAATTCTGGCAGCAAATGGGGCTGAGCCGGGTGATCCTCTCCCGCGAGCTGTCGCTGGAGGAGATCGCCGAGATCCGCAGCCAGGTGCCGGAGATGGAGCTGGAGATTTTCGTCCACGGCGCGCTGTGCATGGCTTATTCCGGCCGCTGCCTGCTTTCCGGCTATATCAACAAACGCGACCCTAATCAGGGAACCTGCACCAACGCCTGCCGCTGGGAATACAAGGTGCAGGAAGGGAAAGAGGATGAAGTCGGCAATATCGTTCATCAGCATGAACCCATCGCGGTAAAAAACGTCGAGCCGACGCTGGGCATCGGCGAACCCACCGATAGAGTCTTTATGCTGGAAGAAAGCCAGCGCCCCGGCGAATATATGAGCGCCTTTGAGGACGAACACGGCACCTATATCATGAACTCGCGCGACCTGCGCGCCATTCAGCACGTGGAGCGCCTGACGCAGATGCAGGTGCATTCGCTGAAGATCGAAGGCCGCACCAAGTCGTTTTACTACTGCGCGCGCACCGCGCAGGTATACCGCCGCGCCATCGATGACGCCGTCGCCGGCAAACCCTTTGATCCCACCCTGCTGCAAACGCTGGAAGGGCTGGCCCACCGCGGCTACACCGAAGGTTTCCTGCGCCGCCATGTGCATGAGGATCACCAGAATTACGACTACGGCTATTCGGTATCCGACCGCCAGCAGTTCGTCGGCGAATTCACCGGCGAGCGCCGCAACGGGCTGGCGGAAGTGGCGGTGAAAAACAAATTCTCCTGCGGCGACAGCGTGGAAATGATGACGCCGGGCGGAAATGTTCAATTCACCATTGAAGCGATGCAGAACGCCAAAGGGCAGGCGACCGACGTCGCGCCGGGCAACGGACACATCGTCTATTTGCCGATGCCTGAGGAAATCGATCTGCAATACGCGCTGCTGTTGCGCAATTTGCCGGGCACCACAACACGAAACCCCCATAAAAAATAG
- a CDS encoding glutathione S-transferase family protein — MSGLVDGKWVNGDVAAEEIKNGAFHREETTFRQTRVVAEKGRYQLFVSYLCPWASRTLIFRKLKGLEEIVQLSVAQPRIAENGWEFSTPQDAGERVGPIRFLHQLYTATDKRYSGKVSVPVLWDRLEGRIANNESADIIRILNDGFNALTDNRLDFYPPALRGEIDRWNETIYHGINNGVYKTGFAKTQASYNQAFTTLFATLDKVEAHLATHRYIAGNTLTEADWRLFVTLIRFDVAYHGAFKCNLRRIEDYPHLSNYLRELYQWPGVKETVNIDHIKAGYYGILWLNPTGIVPLGPLVDLQRPHNRAALGESVVAVAR, encoded by the coding sequence ATGTCAGGTTTAGTGGATGGAAAATGGGTTAACGGCGATGTGGCGGCGGAAGAGATCAAGAACGGGGCATTTCACCGCGAGGAGACAACATTCCGCCAGACCAGGGTCGTCGCGGAAAAAGGCCGCTACCAGTTGTTCGTCTCTTATCTCTGCCCCTGGGCCTCGCGTACGTTAATCTTCCGCAAGCTGAAAGGGCTGGAAGAGATCGTTCAGTTGTCCGTTGCGCAGCCGCGCATAGCGGAGAACGGCTGGGAGTTCAGCACGCCGCAGGATGCGGGCGAGCGCGTCGGCCCAATCCGTTTTCTCCATCAGCTGTATACCGCCACGGATAAACGCTACAGCGGAAAAGTATCGGTGCCGGTACTGTGGGATCGTCTGGAAGGACGCATCGCCAACAATGAGTCGGCGGATATCATCCGTATCCTGAACGACGGCTTTAATGCGCTGACGGACAACCGGCTGGATTTCTACCCGCCGGCGCTGCGCGGCGAGATAGACCGCTGGAATGAAACCATTTACCACGGCATCAACAACGGCGTATACAAAACCGGCTTCGCCAAAACGCAGGCGAGCTATAACCAGGCGTTCACCACGCTGTTCGCCACTCTGGATAAGGTCGAGGCGCATCTGGCGACGCACCGCTATATCGCCGGCAATACGCTGACGGAAGCCGACTGGCGCCTGTTCGTGACCTTAATCCGTTTTGACGTGGCCTATCATGGCGCCTTCAAGTGCAATCTGCGCCGTATCGAAGATTACCCCCATCTATCGAACTACCTGCGCGAACTTTACCAGTGGCCGGGCGTTAAAGAGACCGTCAATATCGACCATATCAAAGCCGGTTATTACGGCATTCTGTGGCTGAACCCGACCGGTATCGTGCCGCTGGGCCCGCTCGTCGACTTACAGCGTCCGCATAACCGCGCGGCGCTGGGCGAATCCGTGGTTGCCGTCGCCCGCTGA